A genomic stretch from Roseiconus lacunae includes:
- a CDS encoding alpha/beta hydrolase-fold protein — MVIVSFCDDRDSSAADPASTKRSITGGDQIDASLSNANAHLIRIDAQPGDYVRGQFSGRGVTLSLVDEQGNHQRRLANGTGSKESFYFIHNDGAPYRLKVQAGVPGATDAEYTLSFSEIIPKADQVATQSPPASPRLRTLQVELLRSATSDVRRSKLIETFWDTIRQQGTPLVEFDSVRPPLGEDQALVTFLYRGAKHRVQVFSAPSGNHDEMQRLGDSDVWYASYRVPRTARIGYKIAPDVPRFAGSFWEQRRAILATAQLDPLNPNSFPERPIDRFAGESIIALPDAPHSKWLDRQANVPAGSVQRHEFSSEILGNRRDVYLYRPFGYAPEKPGNGLLVVFDGRRYLEDVSTAEVLDRLIFAGEIIPTAAILISNPSSASRAEELPCNPKFASFLSEELLPWAEHQQVTAEREKTVVVGASYGGLAAAYMGLKLPQLFGHVYSQSGSFWWSPGSKPGVPQAAPQWLTRQYAKDDKSNVRFRLEAGHFEDHGETSIFDSTRHLRDVLEAKGYDVDHQEYATGHGYYYWRHTFPDGLIAILGKR, encoded by the coding sequence ATGGTCATCGTTTCATTCTGCGATGACCGCGACAGCAGTGCGGCTGACCCGGCTTCCACAAAACGCTCCATCACCGGTGGAGACCAGATAGACGCAAGCTTGTCAAATGCGAATGCGCATCTGATTCGTATCGACGCTCAACCGGGTGATTATGTCCGTGGCCAATTTAGCGGGCGAGGCGTCACTTTGTCGTTGGTCGATGAACAGGGGAACCACCAACGGCGTCTTGCCAATGGTACCGGTTCAAAAGAAAGCTTTTACTTCATCCATAACGACGGTGCGCCCTACCGGTTGAAAGTTCAAGCTGGTGTTCCCGGAGCTACAGATGCCGAATACACCCTCAGTTTTTCCGAGATCATTCCCAAGGCCGATCAAGTTGCCACTCAATCACCGCCAGCTAGCCCCAGGCTGCGAACACTGCAGGTTGAACTCTTACGATCGGCAACATCGGATGTTCGGCGATCAAAGTTAATAGAGACGTTTTGGGACACGATCCGCCAACAAGGCACACCGCTGGTCGAATTCGATTCGGTTCGGCCACCGCTCGGCGAAGACCAAGCATTGGTGACGTTTCTCTATCGTGGTGCGAAACATCGTGTCCAAGTGTTTTCCGCACCCTCGGGAAACCACGACGAGATGCAGCGGTTGGGTGATTCCGACGTTTGGTACGCTAGCTATCGAGTGCCACGGACCGCGCGAATCGGCTACAAGATCGCTCCCGATGTCCCACGTTTTGCCGGCTCTTTTTGGGAACAACGCCGAGCAATTCTAGCGACCGCACAACTCGATCCTTTAAATCCGAACTCTTTCCCAGAACGGCCGATCGACCGATTTGCGGGAGAATCCATAATCGCACTTCCCGATGCCCCACACTCGAAGTGGCTCGACCGCCAAGCTAACGTCCCCGCGGGATCTGTTCAGCGTCATGAGTTTTCCAGCGAGATCCTCGGCAATCGACGAGACGTTTATCTCTACCGGCCTTTCGGGTACGCCCCCGAAAAGCCCGGCAACGGATTACTGGTCGTGTTCGATGGCAGACGCTATCTGGAAGACGTTTCTACTGCGGAAGTTCTCGATCGTTTGATCTTCGCGGGTGAAATCATTCCCACGGCAGCGATCTTGATCAGCAACCCGAGTTCTGCAAGCCGTGCCGAAGAGTTGCCTTGCAATCCTAAGTTTGCTTCGTTTTTATCGGAGGAACTATTGCCTTGGGCGGAGCACCAGCAAGTCACTGCCGAGCGTGAAAAGACCGTGGTGGTTGGAGCAAGCTACGGTGGATTGGCGGCAGCCTACATGGGACTGAAACTTCCCCAATTGTTCGGCCATGTCTACAGCCAGTCCGGATCGTTCTGGTGGTCACCGGGATCAAAACCGGGTGTCCCACAGGCGGCACCTCAATGGCTGACACGACAGTATGCGAAGGATGATAAGTCTAACGTCCGATTCCGCTTGGAAGCCGGACATTTTGAAGACCATGGCGAGACGAGCATCTTCGACTCGACGCGTCATCTTCGCGATGTGCTCGAAGCAAAAGGCTACGACGTGGACCATCAAGAATACGCGACCGGCCACGGTTACTATTACTGGCGGCATACGTTTCCTGATGGACTGATCGCGATCCTCGGCAAGCGGTAA